In the Oscillospiraceae bacterium genome, TATCACCTGCACCTGGAACTGCGGGTCAACCGCGCCCGCGTGAACCCGCTGGCTTACGTACCGCAATGAGTAACGACTTTTTGTATTGGTTTGGCTTTTATGTAGAGTATCGGCTGCTCTGCCTTGCACGCGGGCTGGCCGCCTTTACCCGCTGGTTTGTCCGGGTGCTGGGTACGCTGCTGACAGCGGTGCTGCGCCCCGTCGCGCTGGGGTGCATCCAGCTGCGGCAGGCCTTGCGCCGCCCCAAAGCATGGCTGGGGCTGGTGGTCCCGGTGGCGGGATCGCTGGCCTTTGCGTGGCTGGTGCGCACCTGGCTTGGCCAGCCCTTTGCCCTGCGGGTGGAAGTAAATGGCACCGTGGTGGGCTATGTGGCCAGCGAGCAGGACTTTGACACCGCCCGTGCCGATGTGCAGGCCCGCGTGAACACCGCCCGCACCCTTCTGGAAGCGGCAGGGGCCGACGTGCCCAACTGGGACCTGGACCCGGCCTTTACGCTGGCCGTCAGCGCCGACACGATGACCCCCGGTGAGGTGGCCAACGCCATTTTGCAGGCCAGCGGCAGTGAAATTACTGCGGGCACCGCCGTCTACGTGGACGGCACCCTGCGCTTTGTGACCACCGAGGGCGACCACCTGCGCACCCTGCTGGCCGCGGTGCGCCGTCCCTACATGGACCCCACCGACGCCGACAGCCGCGTGGTGTTTGCCCACGAGTTGACGCTGGCAGACGGCATTTACCTGACCGGGTCGGTCAGTCCCTATACCGAGGTTGTATCCGCCCTGCAGGCCAATGACGGCGAGCTGCTGCGGGTACAGATCCGCCGCCGGGAGCGGTACGAGCAGGAGCTTGCCTACGATACCCAAATTGTGGAAGACGACACGCTGGATTTTGGCAAAAGCGAGACCGTGCAGACCGGCGTGCCGGGCCGCGAGACCGTGACCTACGAGGTAGTGTACGAAAACGGCGCCGAGGTGGACAGCCGCGTGTTGGATGTAGCCCGCACTGCCGAGCCGGTGCCGGAGGTCATCCGCCGGGGCACCCGGTTGCAAAGCGGGATGATCGGCAAGCTGGGCACCGGCAGTTTCATCTGGCCCGTGCCCGCCTACCGGCACATTTCCCGCTGGGCGAACTTTACTCCCGGAATCAACTATCACCGTGGCGCGGACATTGCCGCACCCTACGGCACCGAAATTTACGCCGCCGACGCCGGAACCGTGGTGGAATGTACCCGCCATTGGAGCTGGGGCAACTACGTGAAGATCGACCACGGCAACGGGTACCAAACGCTGTACGCCCACATGTCGGCCCAGGCGGTGCACGTAGGCGATGTGGTGGAGCAGGGGCAGGTCATAGGCTATGTGGGCAATACCGGCAACTCCTTCGGGAACCACTGCCATTTTGAGATGTATTATAACGAGCGGTTGTTCAGTGCAAGGGATGTGTTCCCGGATATGCCGGAGTGGAATCGCTAAAAGCCTCCCTCTGGGAGGGAGGTGGCGCGAAGCGCCGGAGGGAGAGAGTCTTGGCATAGTCTCTCCCCCACCCGCTTCGCGGGACCGCTTACGCGGCCGGACCCCTCTGTCGCGATGCGACATCTCCCCACGCTGTTGGGAGTC is a window encoding:
- a CDS encoding peptidoglycan DD-metalloendopeptidase family protein, which translates into the protein MYWFGFYVEYRLLCLARGLAAFTRWFVRVLGTLLTAVLRPVALGCIQLRQALRRPKAWLGLVVPVAGSLAFAWLVRTWLGQPFALRVEVNGTVVGYVASEQDFDTARADVQARVNTARTLLEAAGADVPNWDLDPAFTLAVSADTMTPGEVANAILQASGSEITAGTAVYVDGTLRFVTTEGDHLRTLLAAVRRPYMDPTDADSRVVFAHELTLADGIYLTGSVSPYTEVVSALQANDGELLRVQIRRRERYEQELAYDTQIVEDDTLDFGKSETVQTGVPGRETVTYEVVYENGAEVDSRVLDVARTAEPVPEVIRRGTRLQSGMIGKLGTGSFIWPVPAYRHISRWANFTPGINYHRGADIAAPYGTEIYAADAGTVVECTRHWSWGNYVKIDHGNGYQTLYAHMSAQAVHVGDVVEQGQVIGYVGNTGNSFGNHCHFEMYYNERLFSARDVFPDMPEWNR